Proteins encoded within one genomic window of Rubripirellula tenax:
- a CDS encoding VOC family protein, translating to MKVLQLNHVALHVADVPRSVEFYRDTLRLPVMPRPDFDFPGAWFRLGVDQELHLIGDRMDPVYSHHRGGHLALIVDDLDPWETHLDAKGATRLPRKTRPDGALQTFVQDPDGHWIELCKPASAGE from the coding sequence ATGAAAGTATTGCAACTCAACCACGTCGCGCTGCACGTCGCCGATGTCCCTCGCAGCGTCGAATTCTATCGTGACACGCTGCGGTTACCCGTCATGCCACGGCCCGACTTTGACTTTCCCGGTGCCTGGTTTCGATTGGGCGTCGACCAAGAATTGCACCTGATCGGCGATCGCATGGATCCCGTCTATTCACACCACCGGGGCGGTCATCTGGCACTGATCGTGGATGACCTGGATCCTTGGGAAACGCACCTCGACGCGAAAGGTGCGACGCGATTGCCTCGCAAGACGCGGCCAGACGGCGCCCTGCAAACGTTCGTCCAGGACCCCGACGGTCACTGGATCGAACTCTGTAAACCGGCTTCCGCAGGCGAATAG
- a CDS encoding sugar phosphate isomerase/epimerase family protein translates to MSSNPSRRDFFAASLSCVAVASSTISFADEGEPQEKNSDQKKICVFTKPLNSMTFDAMADALAEAGFDAIEAPVRKGGNVEPETVEDDLPRLVEALAKHGMTVAMLTTDINDASDPLTERVLRTAATLGVTKYRMQYLRYDRKADVVGQIEAWKPQLRDLAAMNHDFGVQGLYQNHAGNQYFGSAIWDLHLGLDGIDPSAIGVAYDLRHAMAEAGMSWPVSLELIRPKIAAMYIKDFRWDGDDLVNVPLGEGRVDREAVKSLHLSAFDGPISLHEEYLDHKKPELVPQHLAAMKSDLETLRSWIAS, encoded by the coding sequence ATGTCATCGAATCCGTCTCGCCGTGATTTTTTTGCCGCTTCGCTCAGCTGTGTCGCCGTCGCAAGCTCGACGATCTCTTTCGCCGATGAAGGTGAACCGCAAGAAAAAAATTCTGATCAGAAAAAAATTTGCGTTTTCACCAAGCCGCTCAATTCGATGACCTTCGACGCGATGGCCGACGCCCTTGCCGAGGCTGGCTTTGACGCAATCGAAGCACCGGTGCGAAAGGGCGGCAACGTCGAACCGGAAACGGTCGAGGACGACCTGCCCCGACTGGTCGAAGCCCTGGCCAAACACGGCATGACCGTTGCAATGCTTACCACCGACATCAACGACGCATCAGATCCGCTGACCGAGCGAGTGCTGCGAACGGCCGCGACGTTGGGGGTCACGAAATACCGGATGCAGTATCTGAGATACGATCGCAAGGCAGATGTTGTCGGCCAAATCGAGGCCTGGAAACCGCAGCTTCGCGATTTGGCGGCGATGAATCACGACTTTGGCGTTCAGGGGCTGTACCAGAACCATGCCGGGAACCAGTATTTCGGCTCCGCGATTTGGGATCTTCACCTCGGTTTGGACGGCATCGACCCGTCGGCCATCGGTGTCGCCTATGATCTGCGTCACGCGATGGCCGAAGCAGGCATGTCGTGGCCGGTTTCGCTAGAATTGATTCGACCAAAGATCGCTGCGATGTATATCAAAGACTTTCGCTGGGACGGGGACGACTTGGTCAATGTCCCCTTGGGCGAAGGTCGCGTGGATCGGGAAGCGGTCAAGTCGTTGCACCTGAGTGCGTTTGACGGCCCGATTTCGTTGCACGAAGAATACCTGGACCACAAGAAGCCTGAATTGGTGCCTCAGCATTTGGCCGCGATGAAGTCGGACCTCGAAACGTTGCGTTCGTGGATTGCCAGTTGA
- a CDS encoding 6-pyruvoyl trahydropterin synthase family protein, with product MRRFSFCAGHRLVGHEGKCQNLHGHNYVVEIYVTGQEQDSVGRILDFKQLKQSINGWLDENWDHTFILWDQDENGLAAIRSSTPHRVYELDCNPTAENMAIHLLDVVCPKVLGGSGATAFKVRLWESEETCAEVSR from the coding sequence ATGCGACGCTTCTCGTTTTGCGCTGGCCACCGATTGGTCGGCCATGAAGGCAAATGCCAGAACCTACACGGCCACAACTACGTCGTCGAAATTTACGTTACTGGACAAGAACAGGACTCCGTCGGCCGCATCCTGGATTTCAAGCAACTGAAGCAATCGATCAACGGATGGTTGGACGAGAACTGGGATCACACGTTCATCTTGTGGGACCAGGACGAAAACGGGCTGGCGGCGATCCGTTCGTCGACGCCTCACCGAGTCTACGAATTGGATTGCAACCCGACCGCCGAGAACATGGCGATCCATTTGCTGGATGTCGTTTGCCCCAAGGTGCTCGGCGGCAGCGGCGCGACCGCGTTCAAGGTCCGGCTTTGGGAGAGCGAAGAAACATGTGCCGAGGTTTCCAGATAG